The following are encoded in a window of Eschrichtius robustus isolate mEscRob2 chromosome 1, mEscRob2.pri, whole genome shotgun sequence genomic DNA:
- the BAG5 gene encoding BAG family molecular chaperone regulator 5, producing the protein MEMGNQHPSISRLQEIQKEVKSIEQQVIGFSGLSDDKNYKKLERVLTKQLFEIDSVDTEGKGDIQQARKRAAQETEHLLKELEQNANHPHRIEIQTIFKEAQSLVKEKIVPFYSGGNCVTDEFEEGIQDVILRLTHVKTGGKISLRKARYHTLTKICAVQEIIEDCMKKQPSLPLSEDAHPSVAKINSVMCEVNKARGTLIALLMGVNSNETCKHLSCVLSGLMADLDALDVCGHTEIRNYRKEVVEDINQLLRYLDLEEEADTTHAFDLGQNHSILKIEKVLKRMREIKNELLQAQNPSELYLSSKTELQGLIGQLDEVSLEKNPCIREARRRAVIEVQTLITYVDLKEALEKRKLFVCEEHPSHKAVWNVLGNLSEIQGEVLSFDGSRNDKNYIRLEELLTKQLLALDAVDPQGEEKCKAARKQAVKLAQNILSYLDLKSDEWEY; encoded by the coding sequence ATGGAGATGGGAAACCAACATCCTTCTATTAGTAGGCTTCAGGAAATCCAAAAGGAGGTAAAAAGCATAGAACAGCAAGTAATTGGTTTCAGTGGTCTGTCAGACGACAAGAATTACAAGAAACTGGAGAGGGTTCTAACAAAACAACTTTTTGAAATAGACTCGGTAGATACTGAAGGAAAAGGAGATATTCAGCAAGCTAGGAAGAGGGCAGCACAAGAAACAGAGCATCTTCTCAAAGAGTTGGAGCAGAATGCAAACCACCCACACCGGATCGAAATACAGACCATTTTTAAAGAAGCCCAGTCCCTGGTGAAAGAGAAGATTGTGCCATTTTATAGTGGAGGCAACTGCGTAACTGATGAGTTTGAAGAAGGCATCCAGGATGTCATTTTGAGGCTGACACACGTTAAAACTGGAGGCAAGATCTCCTTGCGGAAAGCACGGTATCACACTTTAACCAAAATCTGTGCAGTGCAAGAGATTATCGAGGACTGCATGAAAAAGCAGCCTTCCCTGCCGCTTTCTGAGGACGCGCATCCCTCAGTTGCCAAAATTAACTCTGTGATGTGTGAAGTGAACAAGGCCAGAGGCACTCTGATTGCCCTTCTTATGGGAGTGAACAGTAATGAGACTTGCAAGCACTTATCTTGTGTGCTCTCGGGGCTGATGGCTGATCTGGATGCTTTAGACGTGTGTGGGCACACAGAAATCAGAAATTACCGGAAGGAGGTTGTGGAAGATATCAACCAGTTATTGAGGTACTTGGATTTAGAAGAGGAAGCAGATACCACTCATGCATTTGACCTGGGGCAGAatcattccattttaaaaatagaaaaggtcctcaagagaatgagagaaataaaaaacgAACTTCTTCAAGCACAGAATCCTTCAGAATTGTACCTGAGCTCCAAAACAGAACTGCAGGGTTTGATTGGACAGTTGGATGAAGTAAGTCTTGAAAAAAACCCCTGCATCCGGGAAGCCAGGAGAAGAGCGGTGATTGAAGTTCAGACCCTCATCACTTACGTCGACTTGAAGGAAGCCCTTGAGAAAAGAAAGCTGTTTGTTTGTGAGGAGCACCCCTCACACAAAGCGGTCTGGAACGTCCTGGGAAACTTGTCAGAGATCCAGGGGGAAGTTCTCTCATTTGATGGCAGTCGAAATGATAAGAACTACATCCGGCTGGAAGAGCTGCTCACCAAGCAGCTGCTTGCCCTGGATGCCGTTGACCCGCAGGGAGAGGAGAAGTGTAAGGCTGCCCGGAAACAGGCAGTGAAGCTTGCACAGAATATTCTCAGCTATCTCGACTTGAAATCCGATGAATGGGAGTACTAA